The Halobacterium litoreum genome includes a region encoding these proteins:
- a CDS encoding DUF7537 family lipoprotein: protein MRRQSATLAVAALLLVAGCTALGGSGGGDATDANSDPLYETPLDTDAVVDAHVDAVRDAGTFTFETNNSYGESPSQVLVFRGDLDTGAVYVTSRSGDSPFQMYRFGNGTAYERRVDDGEVFYDDAANAVDGASNWVGEGVRVPLDLFDFAYVGTTTADGETVHVYEAEGPSSLAPSDGWLSRDDVTVESARATLEIGESGVVKRASYAFTVDDTGGTTSVSVTRTYSNLGETDLSPPAWIPTARNATA from the coding sequence ATGCGACGACAGTCCGCCACGCTCGCCGTGGCAGCCCTCCTCCTCGTCGCCGGCTGTACCGCCCTCGGCGGCAGCGGTGGCGGCGACGCGACCGACGCGAACTCGGACCCGCTGTACGAGACGCCCCTGGACACGGACGCGGTCGTGGACGCGCACGTCGACGCCGTGCGGGACGCCGGGACGTTCACGTTCGAGACGAACAACTCCTACGGCGAGTCCCCCTCGCAGGTGTTGGTGTTCCGCGGCGACCTCGACACCGGCGCGGTGTACGTCACCTCGCGGAGCGGCGACTCCCCGTTCCAGATGTACCGGTTCGGGAACGGCACGGCCTACGAGCGGCGCGTGGACGACGGCGAGGTGTTCTACGACGACGCCGCGAACGCAGTCGACGGCGCGTCGAACTGGGTCGGCGAGGGCGTCCGAGTGCCCCTCGACCTGTTCGACTTCGCGTACGTGGGCACGACCACTGCGGACGGCGAGACGGTCCACGTCTACGAGGCCGAGGGGCCGTCGTCGCTCGCCCCGTCGGACGGGTGGCTGTCCAGAGACGACGTGACCGTCGAGTCGGCGCGAGCGACCCTCGAAATCGGCGAGAGCGGCGTCGTGAAACGCGCGAGTTACGCGTTCACGGTGGACGATACCGGCGGCACGACCTCGGTGTCGGTGACGCGGACGTACTCGAATCTGGGCGAGACCGACCTCTCGCCGCCGGCCTGGATTCCGACCGCGCGGAACGCGACTGCGTGA
- a CDS encoding DUF7537 family lipoprotein has product MRRQFATLAVVALVLVAGCAAGGGGDGATTAPGDESGDPLYETPLNASAVADAHLAALEDAGSYTVTSNGTQTVQNTTTETSSVARGDLSSGAVATSTATSQRTVDGFAFGNGTAYQRYQTGNETEYVDASGRMGSASQYGRGTVASYVTLFDFAYAGTTTENGETVHVYEAEGTDAVNASATAFRGLNESNFRSASATMHVREDGLVTRAGYDITVSFRGTEQRLAVTQRFSALGETTVEPPAWIDDARANTSSSS; this is encoded by the coding sequence ATGCGACGACAGTTCGCCACACTCGCCGTGGTCGCGCTCGTCCTCGTCGCCGGCTGTGCGGCCGGCGGTGGCGGCGACGGCGCGACGACGGCGCCCGGCGACGAGAGCGGCGACCCGCTGTACGAGACGCCGCTGAACGCGAGCGCGGTGGCCGACGCCCACCTCGCGGCGCTCGAAGACGCCGGGTCGTACACGGTCACGTCGAACGGGACGCAGACGGTACAGAACACGACGACCGAGACCAGTTCGGTGGCTCGCGGTGACCTCTCCTCGGGCGCGGTGGCCACGAGTACGGCAACGAGCCAACGCACCGTCGACGGGTTCGCGTTCGGGAACGGCACCGCCTACCAGCGCTACCAGACCGGGAACGAGACGGAGTACGTGGACGCGTCCGGCCGGATGGGGTCGGCGAGCCAGTACGGCCGCGGTACCGTCGCGTCCTACGTCACGCTGTTCGACTTCGCGTACGCGGGCACGACCACGGAAAACGGCGAGACGGTCCACGTCTACGAGGCCGAGGGAACTGACGCCGTGAACGCGTCCGCGACGGCGTTCCGGGGGCTCAACGAGTCGAATTTCCGGTCGGCGTCCGCGACGATGCACGTCCGCGAGGACGGACTCGTGACGCGCGCGGGCTACGACATCACGGTGTCGTTCCGCGGGACCGAACAGCGCCTCGCCGTGACACAGCGGTTCTCGGCGCTCGGCGAGACGACCGTCGAACCGCCGGCGTGGATAGACGACGCGCGAGCGAACACGTCCAGTTCCTCCTGA
- the cofD gene encoding 2-phospho-L-lactate transferase: MTTFLAGGTGTPKLLAGGREVFDPADTTVVGNTGDDVELGGLLVCPDVDTVLFEGGDVLDRETWWGIAGDESTTHDYLGDLAERAGIDPEPRYLDDEQQTAGRRLARWRRFSGAAEFMYLGDRDRAVHTLRTGLLDEGKTLTEVTRLLAEAFDLDVDLVPMSDDPVASIVHSPDGERHFQEFWVAEGGDPEVVDVEFRGADDATAAPAAVEAIRDGPVIVGPSNPVTSIGPMLALDGIRDALADATVVAVSPFVEDEVFSGPAAKLMEATGYEASTAGVADAYPFADAFVLDDADGTDLDRPVVRTDTEMTDDADAERVARACREALSRVGAAEVA, encoded by the coding sequence ATGACGACGTTCCTCGCCGGGGGGACCGGCACCCCGAAACTGCTCGCGGGCGGCCGCGAGGTCTTCGACCCGGCCGACACCACGGTCGTCGGCAACACCGGCGACGACGTGGAGCTCGGCGGCCTGCTCGTCTGTCCGGACGTCGACACCGTGCTGTTCGAGGGCGGCGACGTCTTGGACCGGGAGACGTGGTGGGGTATCGCTGGCGACGAGTCCACGACCCACGACTACCTCGGGGACCTCGCCGAGCGCGCGGGCATCGACCCCGAACCCCGGTATCTCGACGACGAACAGCAGACCGCGGGCCGCCGCCTCGCTCGCTGGCGGCGGTTCTCGGGCGCGGCGGAGTTCATGTACCTCGGCGACCGCGACCGCGCGGTCCACACGCTCCGCACCGGCCTCCTCGACGAGGGGAAGACGCTCACCGAGGTCACCCGCCTGCTCGCCGAGGCCTTCGACCTCGACGTCGACCTCGTGCCGATGAGCGACGACCCCGTCGCGAGTATCGTTCACTCGCCCGACGGGGAACGCCACTTCCAGGAGTTCTGGGTGGCGGAGGGCGGCGACCCGGAGGTCGTGGACGTGGAGTTCCGGGGCGCCGACGACGCGACCGCCGCCCCCGCCGCGGTCGAGGCGATACGAGACGGCCCGGTAATCGTCGGGCCGTCGAACCCCGTGACGAGCATCGGGCCGATGCTCGCGCTCGACGGGATTCGGGACGCGCTCGCCGACGCGACGGTGGTCGCCGTCTCGCCGTTCGTGGAGGACGAGGTGTTCTCCGGCCCCGCCGCGAAACTGATGGAAGCCACCGGCTACGAGGCGTCCACGGCGGGCGTCGCGGACGCCTATCCGTTCGCGGACGCGTTCGTCCTCGACGACGCCGACGGCACCGACCTCGACCGACCGGTCGTCCGCACTGACACCGAGATGACCGACGACGCGGACGCCGAGCGCGTCGCTCGCGCGTGCCGCGAGGCACTCAGCCGCGTCGGCGCGGCGGAGGTGGCCTGA
- a CDS encoding tRNA-dihydrouridine synthase: protein MFAPRVALASLSGESDAEWAEACARPAGGAFLGGIAIDEPTREAARAMVDRDREEFLPDDPVAFVDGQLGELDDAFLRAGVNVRTTSLDPLRDVAAVCADRDAMLEVNAHCRQDEMCDAGAGETLLRDTDRLCEQVRAASDEGADVTVKVRSEVEDVHLPTLAKAVERAGATGIHVDAMDSRRVIRDVAEATDLFVVANNGVRTREDVFEYFAYGADAVSVGRPSRDPERVRSVYAAVKEWFL, encoded by the coding sequence ATGTTCGCGCCCAGAGTCGCGCTCGCCAGCCTCAGCGGCGAGTCCGACGCCGAGTGGGCGGAAGCCTGCGCGCGCCCCGCGGGCGGCGCGTTCCTCGGTGGAATCGCCATCGACGAACCGACGCGGGAGGCGGCTCGCGCGATGGTCGACCGAGACCGCGAGGAGTTCCTGCCCGACGACCCCGTCGCGTTCGTGGACGGCCAACTCGGCGAACTCGACGACGCGTTCCTCCGGGCGGGCGTGAACGTCCGCACGACCAGCCTCGACCCGCTCCGGGACGTCGCGGCGGTCTGTGCCGACCGCGACGCGATGCTGGAGGTGAACGCGCACTGCCGGCAGGACGAGATGTGCGACGCCGGCGCCGGCGAGACGCTGCTCCGGGACACCGACCGCCTCTGCGAGCAGGTCCGCGCGGCGAGCGACGAGGGCGCCGACGTGACCGTGAAAGTGCGATCCGAGGTCGAGGACGTGCACCTGCCGACGCTCGCGAAGGCCGTCGAGCGCGCCGGCGCGACCGGTATCCACGTCGACGCGATGGACTCCCGGCGCGTGATTCGGGACGTGGCCGAGGCCACCGACCTGTTCGTCGTCGCGAACAACGGCGTCCGCACCCGCGAGGACGTCTTCGAGTACTTCGCGTACGGTGCGGACGCGGTGAGCGTCGGGCGTCCGAGTCGGGACCCCGAGCGCGTGCGCTCCGTCTATGCCGCGGTGAAGGAGTGGTTCCTGTGA
- a CDS encoding triphosphoribosyl-dephospho-CoA synthase, with protein sequence MTPAERAELALLLEVAGAPKPGNVDRERDLADLRFEQFLAGAVGARAGLERAADPEEPLGDAFETAVAGMADAAGTNTQFGCLLLLAPLVRTAATGDLTRERATGVVESTTVADAAAFYRAFDHADVAVQEPPEGAAELDVRRGANAVPALRDRGLTLADVLELSADRDANAGEWTRGFPRVFRTAAQIEASDGPLVDRAADAFLHLLAEAPDTLVATNHGEAVAREVRERALELQSADRDAVRAFADELVERGVNPGTTADLTAAALFVALERGVSVRD encoded by the coding sequence GTGACGCCCGCCGAGCGCGCCGAACTCGCGCTCCTGCTGGAGGTCGCGGGCGCCCCCAAGCCGGGGAACGTCGACCGCGAGCGCGACCTCGCCGACCTCCGGTTCGAACAGTTCCTCGCGGGCGCCGTGGGCGCTCGCGCGGGCCTCGAACGCGCCGCCGACCCCGAGGAACCGCTCGGCGACGCCTTCGAGACGGCGGTCGCGGGGATGGCCGACGCCGCCGGCACGAACACGCAGTTCGGCTGTCTGCTCCTGCTCGCGCCGCTCGTGCGAACCGCGGCGACCGGCGACCTCACCCGAGAGCGCGCGACTGGCGTGGTCGAATCGACGACCGTCGCGGACGCCGCTGCCTTCTACCGCGCATTCGACCACGCCGACGTCGCGGTCCAAGAACCGCCTGAGGGAGCCGCGGAGTTGGACGTGCGACGCGGCGCGAACGCGGTGCCGGCGCTCCGCGACCGCGGGCTGACGCTCGCGGACGTGCTGGAACTGAGCGCGGACCGCGACGCGAACGCCGGCGAGTGGACGCGTGGATTCCCGCGCGTGTTCCGCACCGCCGCCCAAATCGAGGCGAGTGACGGCCCGCTCGTCGACCGCGCCGCGGACGCCTTCCTGCACTTGCTCGCGGAAGCGCCGGACACGCTCGTCGCCACGAACCACGGCGAGGCGGTTGCCCGAGAGGTCCGCGAGCGCGCGCTCGAACTCCAGTCCGCCGACCGCGACGCCGTCCGCGCGTTCGCCGACGAACTCGTGGAACGCGGCGTGAATCCGGGGACGACGGCGGACCTGACCGCGGCCGCGCTGTTCGTCGCGCTCGAACGCGGGGTGTCGGTGCGTGACTGA
- a CDS encoding DUF447 domain-containing protein encodes MTDPDGKRADWPVELRGVTETVVATRGPNDRWNLAALGVHAPADGGPATATTFGNTRTRRNFHREGGGYVQFVDDPVVFADAALSISESEESVVEGATAWARVDAEQTGSEADGDTRLEHWALRPVESDVVRESPFAVNRGFYAVVETTVAASRLGVDGYDTETLRERLRYFADVARNCGGDREREAIERVREHADGDW; translated from the coding sequence GTGACTGACCCGGATGGCAAACGGGCTGACTGGCCGGTCGAACTGCGCGGCGTCACCGAGACGGTGGTCGCCACGCGCGGCCCGAACGACCGCTGGAACCTCGCCGCGCTCGGCGTCCACGCGCCCGCAGACGGCGGGCCGGCGACGGCGACGACGTTCGGGAACACGCGCACGCGCCGGAACTTCCACCGCGAGGGCGGCGGCTACGTCCAGTTCGTCGACGACCCCGTGGTGTTCGCGGACGCCGCGCTCTCGATTTCGGAGTCCGAGGAATCGGTCGTCGAGGGCGCGACGGCGTGGGCGCGCGTCGACGCCGAGCAGACGGGAAGCGAGGCGGACGGCGACACGCGCCTCGAACACTGGGCGCTCCGCCCCGTCGAGAGCGACGTCGTGCGCGAGTCGCCGTTCGCGGTGAATCGCGGCTTCTACGCCGTCGTGGAGACGACGGTGGCGGCGTCCCGTCTCGGCGTGGACGGCTACGACACCGAGACGCTCCGCGAGCGCCTGCGGTACTTCGCGGACGTGGCGCGCAACTGCGGCGGCGACCGCGAGCGCGAGGCAATCGAGCGCGTCCGCGAGCACGCCGACGGCGACTGGTGA
- a CDS encoding type II toxin-antitoxin system HicB family antitoxin, with translation MASSTRDGDDGSRDAEIRLWREDDWWLAEDVETGVTTQGESREAALSNLDDAVALERGDAGREPTEAELRAVGIDTEDNATGDEEPPDVLD, from the coding sequence ATGGCGAGTTCGACCCGCGACGGGGACGACGGCAGTCGGGACGCGGAGATTCGGCTCTGGCGAGAGGACGACTGGTGGCTCGCGGAGGACGTCGAGACGGGCGTTACGACGCAGGGCGAGTCCCGCGAGGCCGCGCTGTCGAACCTCGACGACGCCGTGGCGCTTGAGCGCGGCGACGCCGGACGTGAACCGACCGAAGCGGAACTCCGCGCGGTCGGCATCGACACCGAGGACAACGCCACGGGCGACGAGGAACCGCCGGACGTACTCGACTGA
- a CDS encoding type II toxin-antitoxin system HicA family toxin — translation MARRTFSGEEVVRVLVNCAGFEWRRTTGDHAQLSYEHPTNEDDTRRVTVPLHDELRTGTLRAIADDAGARDFDAFCAWLDRNA, via the coding sequence ATGGCCCGCCGAACGTTCTCCGGCGAGGAAGTAGTTCGCGTCCTCGTCAACTGCGCCGGCTTCGAGTGGCGTCGAACGACCGGCGACCACGCGCAACTGTCCTACGAACACCCGACCAACGAGGACGACACGAGACGGGTGACGGTCCCGCTACACGACGAACTCCGGACGGGAACGCTACGCGCAATCGCTGACGACGCGGGAGCGCGCGACTTCGACGCCTTTTGCGCGTGGCTCGACCGGAACGCGTAG
- a CDS encoding deoxyhypusine synthase: MTDDDTRENVLPGSDEELDTPDVRGYDFRGEFDFFEMLDSYATTGFQASHLAEAVDITKEMREDDATVYLTLTSNIVSSGLREVVAHMVRENYVDVIITTSGSLTEDVIKTAKPFKMGEWDVDEAALREEGINRLGNIFVPSDRYVWLEEYLYDFFDDFFAEEKVRTPTAFARELGETLDDEDSILKNAADNDVPIFCPALTDAEIGNFLYYYRQGYDSDVGIEILDDYDSLIEEGLLADETGLIAVGAGVPKHHAIMTNLFRGGADYAVYISTGMEGDGSLSGAPPEEAVSWGKIKDDDAEPNYTQIEAEATLVLPLLVAGAFEDE; encoded by the coding sequence ATGACCGACGACGACACGCGCGAGAACGTCCTGCCGGGGTCCGACGAGGAACTGGACACGCCGGACGTTCGCGGCTACGACTTCCGCGGGGAGTTCGACTTCTTCGAGATGCTGGACTCGTACGCGACGACCGGCTTCCAGGCCAGCCACCTCGCCGAGGCCGTCGACATCACGAAGGAGATGCGCGAGGACGACGCCACCGTCTACCTGACGCTCACGTCGAACATCGTCTCCTCGGGCCTCCGAGAGGTCGTCGCGCACATGGTCCGCGAGAACTACGTCGACGTCATCATCACCACCTCCGGCTCTCTCACCGAGGACGTCATCAAGACCGCGAAACCGTTCAAGATGGGCGAGTGGGACGTCGACGAGGCCGCGCTCCGCGAGGAGGGAATCAACCGCCTCGGCAACATCTTCGTCCCCTCGGACCGGTACGTGTGGCTCGAAGAGTACCTCTACGACTTCTTCGACGACTTCTTCGCCGAGGAGAAGGTCCGCACCCCGACCGCGTTCGCGCGCGAACTCGGCGAGACCCTAGACGACGAGGACTCCATCCTGAAGAACGCCGCCGACAACGACGTGCCCATCTTCTGTCCGGCGCTCACGGACGCCGAAATCGGGAACTTCCTCTACTACTACCGGCAGGGGTACGACTCCGACGTCGGCATCGAGATTCTCGACGACTACGACAGCCTCATCGAGGAAGGCCTGCTCGCCGACGAGACGGGCCTCATCGCCGTCGGCGCGGGCGTCCCGAAACACCACGCCATCATGACGAACCTCTTCCGCGGCGGCGCCGACTACGCTGTCTACATCTCCACCGGCATGGAGGGCGACGGCTCGCTGTCGGGTGCACCGCCCGAGGAAGCGGTCTCGTGGGGGAAAATCAAGGACGACGACGCCGAACCGAACTACACCCAAATCGAGGCCGAGGCCACGCTCGTGTTGCCGCTGCTGGTCGCGGGCGCGTTCGAAGACGAGTAA
- a CDS encoding 30S ribosomal protein S17e has product MAIKPDYVKKTGNILMERYEDAFSREDFDHNKKAVTELTNIESKEVRNRIAGYITHKRN; this is encoded by the coding sequence ATGGCCATCAAGCCCGACTACGTCAAGAAGACCGGGAACATCCTCATGGAGCGATACGAGGACGCGTTCTCGCGCGAGGACTTCGACCACAACAAGAAAGCCGTCACCGAGCTGACGAACATCGAGTCCAAGGAAGTGCGCAACCGCATCGCGGGCTACATCACGCACAAGCGCAACTAA
- the asd gene encoding aspartate-semialdehyde dehydrogenase, with amino-acid sequence MTSVGVLGATGAVGQRFVQLLDGHPEFDVSVLTASPASAGDSYREAAKWRLDTPIPEDVAETTVRATDPEEIPDDTDLLFSALPSDVGAAVEPELCEAGFVVSSNSSNARTDEDVPLVIPEVNADHLDLIDVQRDERGWDGALVKNPNCSTITMVPTLAAIDEFGLERVHVSTLQAVSGAGYSGVSSMEILDNVVPHIGGEEAKMETESRKLLGEFTGAEVQYHDAVVSASCNRVPTLDGHLENVFVETDDDPTPADVADALADAPTLDLPSAPDPLIRVFEEPDRPQPRLDRMAGDGMAVAAGGIQTTDTGLQYNCLAHNTIRGAAGASVLNGELLASEGWL; translated from the coding sequence ATGACTAGCGTAGGCGTACTCGGAGCGACTGGCGCGGTCGGCCAGCGCTTCGTTCAACTGCTGGACGGCCACCCCGAATTCGACGTATCCGTGCTGACTGCGAGCCCCGCGAGCGCGGGCGACTCCTACCGCGAGGCGGCGAAGTGGCGTCTCGACACGCCGATTCCCGAGGACGTGGCCGAGACCACCGTTCGCGCGACCGACCCCGAAGAGATTCCCGACGACACCGACCTCCTCTTTTCGGCGCTGCCCTCCGACGTGGGCGCCGCGGTCGAACCCGAACTCTGCGAGGCCGGCTTCGTCGTCTCCTCGAACTCCTCGAACGCGCGAACCGACGAGGACGTGCCGCTCGTGATCCCCGAGGTGAACGCCGACCACCTCGACCTCATCGATGTCCAGCGCGACGAGCGCGGCTGGGACGGCGCGCTCGTGAAGAACCCGAACTGCTCGACGATTACGATGGTGCCGACGCTCGCCGCAATCGACGAGTTCGGCCTCGAACGCGTCCACGTCTCGACCCTGCAGGCCGTCTCCGGCGCGGGCTACTCCGGCGTCTCGTCGATGGAGATTCTGGACAACGTCGTCCCCCACATCGGCGGCGAGGAGGCGAAGATGGAGACCGAGTCCCGGAAACTCCTCGGCGAGTTCACGGGCGCCGAAGTCCAGTACCACGACGCCGTCGTCTCCGCCTCGTGCAACCGCGTGCCGACCCTCGACGGCCACCTCGAGAACGTGTTCGTGGAGACCGACGACGACCCGACGCCCGCGGACGTCGCCGACGCGCTCGCGGACGCGCCGACCCTCGACCTGCCGAGCGCGCCCGACCCCCTGATTCGCGTGTTCGAGGAGCCCGACCGCCCGCAGCCGCGCCTCGACCGCATGGCCGGCGACGGCATGGCGGTCGCCGCGGGCGGCATCCAGACCACCGACACCGGCCTCCAGTACAACTGCCTCGCGCACAACACTATCCGCGGCGCCGCCGGCGCGAGCGTCCTCAACGGCGAACTGCTCGCCAGCGAGGGCTGGCTCTGA
- a CDS encoding D-2-hydroxyacid dehydrogenase, with protein sequence MTDIVVLRRGTHGLSMDEYAAELRERLPDREVALARTPSEERELVADARVVTGCSIDSDLLEAAGALDLFACAYAGYGHLPMDELRERGVAVTNAAGIHAPSIAEQVLGYLLTFARDLHEGWRRQRNREYRHYQARELGGSTATVVGMGAIGHAVVERLRGFDVDTVGIRYTPEKGGPTDEVVGFDDEAVHDALARTDYLVLATPLTDATRGLIGEAEFDTLPPESVLVNVARGGVVDTDALVHAVRKQSIRGAALDVTDPEPLPEDHPLWNFENVLLTPHNAGHTPEHWPRLAEILATNVRNLDAGEKLENRVD encoded by the coding sequence ATGACCGACATCGTGGTGTTACGGAGGGGGACACACGGCCTGTCGATGGACGAGTACGCCGCGGAACTCCGCGAGCGCCTGCCCGACCGCGAGGTGGCGCTGGCGCGCACGCCGAGCGAGGAGCGCGAACTCGTCGCCGACGCGCGCGTCGTCACCGGCTGCAGCATCGACAGCGACCTGCTCGAGGCCGCCGGTGCCCTCGACCTGTTCGCCTGTGCGTACGCCGGCTACGGCCACCTGCCGATGGACGAACTCCGCGAGCGCGGCGTCGCCGTGACGAACGCCGCGGGCATCCACGCGCCGAGCATCGCCGAACAGGTGCTCGGCTATCTCCTGACATTCGCCCGCGACCTCCACGAGGGGTGGCGCCGTCAGCGGAATCGCGAGTACCGCCACTATCAGGCCCGCGAACTCGGCGGTTCCACCGCCACCGTCGTCGGGATGGGCGCCATCGGACACGCCGTCGTGGAGCGACTGCGAGGATTCGACGTGGACACCGTCGGAATCCGGTACACGCCCGAGAAGGGCGGGCCGACCGACGAAGTCGTCGGGTTCGACGACGAGGCGGTTCACGACGCGCTCGCTCGCACCGACTACCTCGTGCTCGCGACGCCGCTCACCGATGCCACCCGCGGCCTGATTGGCGAGGCCGAGTTCGACACGCTCCCGCCGGAGAGCGTGCTCGTGAACGTCGCGCGCGGCGGCGTCGTGGATACCGACGCGCTCGTCCACGCCGTCCGCAAGCAGTCGATTCGCGGCGCCGCACTCGACGTCACCGACCCCGAGCCGCTGCCCGAGGACCACCCGCTCTGGAACTTCGAGAACGTCCTGCTCACGCCGCACAACGCCGGCCACACGCCGGAACACTGGCCGCGCCTCGCTGAAATTCTCGCGACGAACGTCCGTAATCTGGACGCCGGCGAAAAACTGGAAAATCGAGTTGACTAG
- a CDS encoding UPF0175 family protein, with product MATIEIDDDVYEALQLPEAERSSAMKRELAVSLYARDVLSFGKARALAGLSKREFQRLLGEREIPRHYGERELEEDIEYAE from the coding sequence ATGGCGACGATCGAAATCGACGACGACGTCTACGAGGCGTTACAGCTCCCGGAAGCGGAGCGGTCGTCTGCGATGAAGCGAGAGTTGGCGGTCTCGCTGTACGCCCGTGACGTTCTCTCGTTCGGGAAGGCGCGCGCCCTGGCCGGGCTGTCGAAGCGGGAGTTCCAGCGCCTGCTCGGCGAGCGTGAGATTCCCCGCCACTACGGCGAACGGGAACTCGAAGAAGACATCGAATATGCCGAATAG
- a CDS encoding DUF3368 domain-containing protein, translating to MPNSRLVVSDTSPLLNLALIDRLGLLEAQFSEVTVPQQVWDELTDGEDGLEALRALRDDGFLHLVEVERSDLFVELFHELDLGETAAICYAVEEDANFVLLDERDGRRVARRHDLDVTGVIGILLRGANTGSIDLKHELDALREAGFWISDDLYERVLSEAR from the coding sequence ATGCCGAATAGCCGGCTGGTCGTCTCGGACACGTCCCCGTTGTTGAACCTCGCACTCATCGACCGACTCGGCCTCCTCGAAGCCCAGTTCTCGGAAGTTACGGTTCCACAGCAGGTCTGGGACGAGCTTACCGACGGGGAGGATGGACTGGAGGCGCTCCGTGCGTTGCGCGACGACGGATTTCTACACCTCGTCGAGGTGGAACGCTCGGACTTGTTCGTGGAGCTCTTCCACGAACTCGACCTCGGTGAAACGGCGGCAATCTGTTATGCCGTCGAGGAGGACGCTAACTTCGTTTTGCTCGACGAGCGAGACGGACGACGCGTCGCCCGCAGACACGACTTGGACGTCACGGGCGTAATCGGAATTCTCCTTCGCGGAGCGAACACTGGGTCGATCGACTTGAAACACGAACTGGACGCCCTCCGCGAAGCGGGATTCTGGATTTCCGACGACCTCTACGAACGGGTTCTCTCCGAAGCCAGATAG
- a CDS encoding helix-turn-helix domain-containing protein: protein MPVRIEAFEADDLPNNPSVPEQVLTYLYSHQDHAFTRSEIATGIDEDPNTVGTALSRLKERELVRHRGEYWAITDDLDRVKDAYRLHDVTERLNEDDDGIDPDEWDAVAPDEPHPSERDE, encoded by the coding sequence ATGCCCGTTCGAATCGAGGCGTTCGAGGCCGACGACCTCCCGAACAACCCGAGCGTCCCGGAACAGGTACTCACGTACCTCTATTCGCACCAGGATCACGCATTCACTCGTTCGGAAATCGCTACCGGAATCGACGAAGACCCGAACACGGTTGGGACAGCACTCTCTCGCCTGAAAGAACGTGAGCTCGTCCGTCACCGCGGCGAGTACTGGGCAATAACGGATGATCTCGATCGAGTGAAGGATGCGTACCGACTCCACGACGTCACTGAACGGCTCAACGAAGACGATGACGGCATTGACCCAGACGAGTGGGACGCAGTCGCGCCGGACGAACCTCACCCCAGCGAGCGGGACGAATAG